The Tubulanus polymorphus chromosome 1, tnTubPoly1.2, whole genome shotgun sequence genome contains a region encoding:
- the LOC141899138 gene encoding uncharacterized protein LOC141899138 has product MLKNNLSLQKLVKSLMGVMQKKAKRLKWSIDGNPKNITLTLSWNIKRSLPFGIFTTMQETKQARCKKRTKRRKAVAAKTLNNNDFAINENTRQVLRSSDTIKNSTEATTLSSAATERYSVTKQSSATDSLASESDTGTIIALSPSKTPLPFIDLPPNDEKANDSYADHQNSPYELPPPPHGLNDYCCNSGISMLDGLIDNSFLAADTDFNIDDLPLPSLFADENHSDSCDGDDSHRSGDQILRNDLNKCRVSDQLSNMLALPDLVAKPVAEVLPSSSSSNNRPTYDNHDECTKPSSRRSSLTMEESSITPLENQFTTNSACSDDDNDEKRVSPNHHQCEMRKNSSSSDEKIARKSPETQHVYPEIIVQTSDVSTSNESTPVTRSMDDLLSSKRVKANNVKSSSSVDKFPLQSTVDDEGHYHCLDDTTRRVHHNNNRASGRNKRKQISWSDEPDKWPSPISNYYNEIDAESDDRAVHQCNKSDTSTEMPEWSDLELSFYQDQQRDLLSASPMRIMYVSRSRHQGAGHSDTSPVAFKRKNRYRDSFKKLFPFHKKSSKSQTPPPVPPKIQKDSSLKRDSKSNSYISYDYDSLPSDTSSLKSESASSSIVMTPQKDDPGQNGAYQRVKEYQRIKTTQKLQSLARRDSVRRLSQQEAQPDNVESCSTSQTDNRSGEKIPLSVDKCLKTCDKILDRHSTMIW; this is encoded by the coding sequence atgcTGAAGAACAATTTGTCGCTGCAGAAGCTTGTTAAAAGTCTTATGGGTGTAATGCAGAAAAAGGCGAAGCGACTGAAATGGAGCATCGATGGCAATCCGAAAAATATAACGTTAACCCTATCGTGGAATATCAAACGCAGCTTGCCATTCGGCATATTCACAACGATGCAAGAGACGAAACAAGCACGCTGTAAAAAACGGACTAAACGTCGTAAAGCGGTTGCTGCGAAGACTTTAAATAATAACGACTTcgcaataaatgaaaatacacgGCAAGTTTTAAGGAGTTCTGACACCATTAAAAACAGTACCGAAGCGACGACTTTGTCCTCCGCAGCGACGGAGCGCTATTCCGTGACAAAGCAATCGAGTGCGACTGATAGTCTAGCATCGGAATCGGACACTGGAACAATCATCGCTTTATCGCCGTCGAAAACACCTCTTCCATTCATCGACTTGCCACCGAACGACGAAAAAGCGAATGACTCGTACGCCGATCACCAAAACAGCCCGTATGAATTGCCCCCGCCTCCACACGGGCTGAATGACTATTGTTGCAACAGCGGAATATCAATGCTTGACGGGTTGATCGATAACAGTTTTTTGGCTGCAGATAccgatttcaatatcgatgATCTTCCGCTACCAAGTTTGTTCGCCGACGAAAATCATTCGGACTCGTGCGATGGCGATGACAGCCACAGAAGTGGAGATCAAATTCTCCGcaatgatttgaataaatgtcGCGTGTCTGATCAACTTTCGAATATGTTGGCGTTACCTGACCTGGTTGCAAAACCAGTCGCCGAAGTTctgccgtcgtcgtcgtcatcaaaTAATAGACCCACTTACGATAATCATGATGAATGTACAAAGCCGTCAAGCCGACGGTCATCACTAACAATGGAAGAATCATCCATTACACCGCTTGAAAATCAGTTTACAACTAACAGCGCTTGCAGCGACGATGACAATGATGAAAAGCGTGTTTCACCTAATCATCACCAATGTGAAATGCGGAAAAACAGTTCTTCGTCCGATGAAAAAATAGCGCGCAAATCGCCCGAAACGCAACACGTTTACCCGGAGATAATTGTACAAACTTCCGACGTATCGACTTCGAACGAATCGACTCCCGTAACGCGTTCGATGGATGATTTATTGTCGTCCAAGCGTGTCAAAGCTAACAACGTAAAGTCATCATCGTCGGTCGACAAATTCCCTTTGCAGTCAACCGTTGATGATGAAGGACATTATCACTGCCTCGACGACACGACCAGACGTGTTCATCATAACAACAATCGCGCCAGCGGTCGTAACAAACGAAAACAGATCTCATGGAGCGACGAGCCCGATAAGTGGCCATCACCGATCAGCAATTATTACAATGAAATTGACGCCGAATCCGACGACAGGGCAGTTCATCAGTGTAACAAGAGCGACACCAGTACGGAAATGCCCGAATGGAGTGATCTCGAGCTATCGTTCTATCAGGATCAACAAAGAGATCTGCTCAGCGCCAGCCCGATGAGGATTATGTACGTATCGCGGTCACGACATCAAGGAGCGGGTCATTCCGATACTTCGCCGGTGGCCTTCAAGCGAAAAAACCGTTATCGAGACAGTTTCAAAAAGCTATTTCCGTTCCACAAGAAATCGAGCAAATCACAAACACCGCCGCCCGTACCACCGAAAATTCAAAAGGATTCGTCGCTGAAAAgggattcaaaatcaaattcgtATATCAGCTACGATTATGATTCGCTGCCATCGGATACGTCGTCATTAAAAAGTGAAAGCGCGTCATCATCCATTGTGATGACACCTCAAAAAGACGATCCCGGCCAAAACGGGGCGTATCAACGAGTAAAAGAATACCAGCGAATTAAAACAACTCAAAAGTTACAGTCATTGGCGAGGCGAGACAGCGTACGGCGATTGTCGCAACAAGAGGCGCAACCAGACAATGTCGAATCGTGTTCGACGAGTCAAACGGACAATAGAAGTGGCGAGAAAATTCCGCTCTCCGTCGATAAGTGCTTGAAAACCTGTGATAAAATACTTGACAGACATTCGACGATGATCTGGTAG